In a single window of the Thamnophis elegans isolate rThaEle1 chromosome 8, rThaEle1.pri, whole genome shotgun sequence genome:
- the HSF1 gene encoding heat shock factor protein 1 isoform X2, with protein MEPPGAVAGGGGGGSNVPAFLTKLWTLVEDTDTDALICWSPSGNSFHVFDQGQFAKEVLPKYFKHNNMASFVRQLNMYGFRKVVHIEQGGLVKPEKDDTEFQHPHFLRGQEHLLENIKRKVTHVSSIKNEDVKVRQDSMTKLLTDVQLMKGKQESMDSKLIAMKHENEALWREVATLRQKHTQQQKVVNKLIQFLISLVQSNRILGVKRKIPLMLNDGSSPHSMPKYSRQYSLEHLHSPSPYSASPPAYGGPKLYSPDSGPIISDVTELAQSSPSPCPSSSSFEEERSSPVVRIKEEPPSPSCSPSAEEASPLDAPVSPSAFIDSIFREEQPSSTSATAPPGHGTRAQPQEKCLSVACLDKNELNEHLETIDSSLDHLQNMLTTHSFSVDTSALLDLFSPSMGVTDMNLPDLDSSLASIQELLSSQEQPKATEGEDATADTGKQLVHYTAQPLFLMDSNTVDVGSADVPIFFELGEGDGFPEGEDCLEDPGLPLLSGTEPPKDPAVT; from the exons ATGGAGCCCCCCGGCGCCGTGgccggaggaggcggagggggcaGCAACGTGCCGGCCTTCCTCACCAAGCTATGGACGCTGGTGGAGGACACGGACACGGACGCGCTCATCTGCTGGAGCCCG AGTGGAAACAGCTTCCATGTCTTCGACCAAGGCCAGTTTGCCAAGGAGGTCCTTCCCAAGTATTTCAAACACAACAACATGGCCAGCTTTGTGCGGCAGCTGAACATGT ACGGTTTCCGGAAGGTGGTTCACATCGAGCAGGGGGGGCTGGTCAAGCCCGAGAAGGACGACACGGAGTTCCAGCACCCCCACTTCCTCCGAGGCCAGGAGCATCTCCTGGAGAACATCAAGAGGAAAGTCACCCAC gtaTCCAGCATAAAGAATGAAGATGTTAAGGTCCGCCAGGACAGCATGACCAAGTTGCTGACCGATGTCCAACTGATGAAGGGCAAGCAAGAGAGCATGGACTCCAAGCTGATCGCAATGAAGCA CGAGAACGAGGCCCTGTGGCGGGAGGTGGCCACTTTGCGTCAGAAGCACACGCAGCAACAGAAGGTCGTCAATAag CTCATCCAGTTCCTGATCTCCTTGGTGCAGTCCAATCGTATCCTTGGGGTGAAGAGGAAGAT cCCCCTGATGTTGAACGACGGCAGTTCTCCCCACAGCATGCCCAAATACAGCCGGCAGTACTCCTTGGAGCACCTCCACAGCCCCTCCCCCTACTCG GCCTCCCCCCCAGCGTATGGCGGTCCCAAACTTTACTCTCCAGACTCCGGCCCCATCATCTCTGACGTGACCGAACTGGCCCAGTCCAGCCCCTCTCCTtgccccagcagcagcagctttgaggaggagag GAGCAGCCCCGTAGTCCGCATCAAGGAAGAGCCCCCGAGCCCCTCGTGCAGCCCCTCCGCAGAAGAGGCCAGCCCCCTGGACGCCCCCGTCTCGCCCTCCGCCTTCATCGACTCCATCTTCCGAGAGGAGCAGCCCAGCAGCACTTCGGCCACAGCCCCTCCCGGCCACGGCACCCGAGCGCAGCCCCAGGAGAAGTGCCTCAGCGTGGCCTGCCTTGACAA GAACGAGCTGAATGAGCACTTGGAGACCATCGACTCCAGCCTGGACCACCTGCAGAACATGCTGACCACCCACAGCTTCAGCGTGGACACCAGCGCCTTGCTGGAC CTCTTCAGCCCTTCCATGGGGGTGACGGACATGAATCTGCCAGATCTGGACAGCAGCCTGGCCAGT ATCCAGGAGCTCCTCTCCTCCCAAGAGCAGCCGAAGGCAACTGAGGGTGAAGACGCCACGGCAGACACAG GCAAACAGTTGGTCCATTACACGGCCCAGCCCTTGTTCCTGATGGACTCCAACACGGTGGATGTGGGCAGCGCAGACGTGCCCATATTCTTTGAGCTGGGCGAAGGAGACGGCTTCCCAGAGGGGGAGGACTGCCTGGAGGACCCCGGCCTCCCCCTGCTCTCTGGGACGGAGCCCCCCAAGGACCCCGCGGTCACCTAA
- the LOC116512783 gene encoding collagen alpha-1(I) chain-like isoform X1 translates to MSKSGPEGRPGCPAGPGLPPPVQGQKGCPAPPSPPLPSLRGPDSEPRRAGRWAGGIGEATSQAPRPPRQKWPENRSDTKGALSSRPTFGGGAPPSTRIPRFPNSGLRRRPGGKGGFRMQDAEQRGAAEEGAWCAARDPPANGGPPGVRSDGSFLPSSPGLTARAEGGSGATLGKRPSGRPTGPCLGEGRDGLPASPFLPARDWLLPARPGSSLAPEPHISLSDGLSAQGQHAGAAQVGARGEAAPGAAEGPAEAASQSPRSSPGERARAAGLPVIPGSSGRLPAVPTGGTRAAGLALCPVGRPGGCAAHRRSFRSPALTGGPSASAAGSWPWRQPRFCSWLWWPPTSRSAPQSPPPQPAARPQV, encoded by the exons ATGAGCAAGAGCGGCCCCGAAGGAAGACCTGGGTGCCCAGCGGGGCcagggctccccccccccgtccaggGCCAGAAAGGATGCCCAgcgcccccctccccgccccttcCTTCCCTGCGCGGACCCGATTCTGAGCCGAGACGcgcaggcaggtgggcgggcggGATAGGCGAGGCAACCTCTcaagccccccgccccccccgccAGAAGTGGCCTGAGAACCGGAGCGACACAAAGGGCGCTTTGTCCTCCCGGCCGACTTTCGGGGGAGGGGCACCGCCCAGCACGAGAATCCCCCGATTTCCTAACTCTGGTTTGAGGAGGCGGCCGGGGGGCAAAGGCGGCTTCCGAATGCAAGACGCCGAACAACGGGGGGCTGCAGAGGAGGGGGCCTGGTGCGCCGCAAGGGACCCTCCGGCTAACGGGGGGCCACCCGGAGTTCGCAGCGACGGCTCTTTTTTGCCATCCTCGCCCGGACTCACCGCGAGGGCGGAGGGGGGCAGCGGGGCCACGCTGGGGAAAAGGCCGTCTGGACGCCCGACTGGCCCGTGCTTGGGGGAGGGTCGCGACGGCCTGCCGGCTTCCCCCTTTCTGCCAGCCAGGGATTGGCTGCTCCCCGCCCGGCCTGGCTCCTCCCTGGCCCCCGAGCCCCATATAAGCCTCTCCGACGGCCTCTCTGCCCAGGGGCAGCATGCGGGCGCAGCACAGGTGGGCGCTCGGGGGGAGGCGGCGCCTGGGGCGGCGGAGGGGCCGGCAGAGGCAGCGTCGCAAAGCCCCCGGAGCTCTCCCGGAGAGCGGGCCAGGGCTGCGGGACTCCCCGTCATCCCGGGGTCCTCGGGGCGGCTTCCAGCGGTGCCTACAGGGGGCACCCGAGCCGCTGGTCTCGCCCTGTGCCCGGTAGGAAGGCCGGGCGGCTGTGCTGCCCACCGGCGCTCCTTCCGCTCGCCCGCCTTGACTGGCGGCCCTTCTGCCTCCGCTGCAGGTTCGTGGCCCTGGCGGCAGCCGCGCTTCTGCTCCTGGCTTTGGTGGCCGCCGACG AGCCGCTCAGCTCCCCAGAGCCCACCTCCCCAGCCAGCAGCCAGACCCCAGGTATGA
- the LOC116512783 gene encoding opioid growth factor receptor-like isoform X2 encodes MRAQHRFVALAAAALLLLALVAADEPLSSPEPTSPASSQTPEPLANSEPLVAGKSEASGESETAGPVEQTTGGAPVSFAQDDRSHTEEMNGELLHSDASNLGSFSLDPLPGDAPSGPAMEEPSHSQESQESLDHEVDSEEALTPPGM; translated from the exons ATGCGGGCGCAGCACAG GTTCGTGGCCCTGGCGGCAGCCGCGCTTCTGCTCCTGGCTTTGGTGGCCGCCGACG AGCCGCTCAGCTCCCCAGAGCCCACCTCCCCAGCCAGCAGCCAGACCCCAG aGCCCCTGGCAAATTCTGAGCCCCTGGTGGCTGGCAAATCGGAGGCCTCTGGCGAAA GTGAGACTGCAGGCCCTGTGGAGCAAACGACAG GTGGGGCCCCTGTGAGCTTTGCGCAGGACGATCGATCCCACACGGAGGAGATGAATGGGGAGCTGCTGCACAGTGACGCCTCCAACCTCGGCTCCTTCAGCCTGGACCCCCTCCCTGGAGACGCACCCAGCG GCCCAGCCATGGAGGAGCCGTCCCACTCCCAGGAGTCCCAGGAAA GCCTGGACCATGAGGTCGATTCGGAAGAGGCCCTGACACCCCCAG GCATGTGA
- the HSF1 gene encoding heat shock factor protein 1 isoform X1 → MEPPGAVAGGGGGGSNVPAFLTKLWTLVEDTDTDALICWSPSGNSFHVFDQGQFAKEVLPKYFKHNNMASFVRQLNMYGFRKVVHIEQGGLVKPEKDDTEFQHPHFLRGQEHLLENIKRKVTHVSSIKNEDVKVRQDSMTKLLTDVQLMKGKQESMDSKLIAMKHENEALWREVATLRQKHTQQQKVVNKLIQFLISLVQSNRILGVKRKIPLMLNDGSSPHSMPKYSRQYSLEHLHSPSPYSASPPAYGGPKLYSPDSGPIISDVTELAQSSPSPCPSSSSFEEERSSPVVRIKEEPPSPSCSPSAEEASPLDAPVSPSAFIDSIFREEQPSSTSATAPPGHGTRAQPQEKCLSVACLDNVGRAPQMSEVTCLFPSPSSSSSSSLHCRPQQGNELNEHLETIDSSLDHLQNMLTTHSFSVDTSALLDLFSPSMGVTDMNLPDLDSSLASIQELLSSQEQPKATEGEDATADTGKQLVHYTAQPLFLMDSNTVDVGSADVPIFFELGEGDGFPEGEDCLEDPGLPLLSGTEPPKDPAVT, encoded by the exons ATGGAGCCCCCCGGCGCCGTGgccggaggaggcggagggggcaGCAACGTGCCGGCCTTCCTCACCAAGCTATGGACGCTGGTGGAGGACACGGACACGGACGCGCTCATCTGCTGGAGCCCG AGTGGAAACAGCTTCCATGTCTTCGACCAAGGCCAGTTTGCCAAGGAGGTCCTTCCCAAGTATTTCAAACACAACAACATGGCCAGCTTTGTGCGGCAGCTGAACATGT ACGGTTTCCGGAAGGTGGTTCACATCGAGCAGGGGGGGCTGGTCAAGCCCGAGAAGGACGACACGGAGTTCCAGCACCCCCACTTCCTCCGAGGCCAGGAGCATCTCCTGGAGAACATCAAGAGGAAAGTCACCCAC gtaTCCAGCATAAAGAATGAAGATGTTAAGGTCCGCCAGGACAGCATGACCAAGTTGCTGACCGATGTCCAACTGATGAAGGGCAAGCAAGAGAGCATGGACTCCAAGCTGATCGCAATGAAGCA CGAGAACGAGGCCCTGTGGCGGGAGGTGGCCACTTTGCGTCAGAAGCACACGCAGCAACAGAAGGTCGTCAATAag CTCATCCAGTTCCTGATCTCCTTGGTGCAGTCCAATCGTATCCTTGGGGTGAAGAGGAAGAT cCCCCTGATGTTGAACGACGGCAGTTCTCCCCACAGCATGCCCAAATACAGCCGGCAGTACTCCTTGGAGCACCTCCACAGCCCCTCCCCCTACTCG GCCTCCCCCCCAGCGTATGGCGGTCCCAAACTTTACTCTCCAGACTCCGGCCCCATCATCTCTGACGTGACCGAACTGGCCCAGTCCAGCCCCTCTCCTtgccccagcagcagcagctttgaggaggagag GAGCAGCCCCGTAGTCCGCATCAAGGAAGAGCCCCCGAGCCCCTCGTGCAGCCCCTCCGCAGAAGAGGCCAGCCCCCTGGACGCCCCCGTCTCGCCCTCCGCCTTCATCGACTCCATCTTCCGAGAGGAGCAGCCCAGCAGCACTTCGGCCACAGCCCCTCCCGGCCACGGCACCCGAGCGCAGCCCCAGGAGAAGTGCCTCAGCGTGGCCTGCCTTGACAA TGTGGGCCGTGCTCCGCAGATGTCTGAGGTCACCTGCCTTTTCCCcagcccttcctcctcctcctcttcctctctgcacTGCAGACCACAGCAAGG GAACGAGCTGAATGAGCACTTGGAGACCATCGACTCCAGCCTGGACCACCTGCAGAACATGCTGACCACCCACAGCTTCAGCGTGGACACCAGCGCCTTGCTGGAC CTCTTCAGCCCTTCCATGGGGGTGACGGACATGAATCTGCCAGATCTGGACAGCAGCCTGGCCAGT ATCCAGGAGCTCCTCTCCTCCCAAGAGCAGCCGAAGGCAACTGAGGGTGAAGACGCCACGGCAGACACAG GCAAACAGTTGGTCCATTACACGGCCCAGCCCTTGTTCCTGATGGACTCCAACACGGTGGATGTGGGCAGCGCAGACGTGCCCATATTCTTTGAGCTGGGCGAAGGAGACGGCTTCCCAGAGGGGGAGGACTGCCTGGAGGACCCCGGCCTCCCCCTGCTCTCTGGGACGGAGCCCCCCAAGGACCCCGCGGTCACCTAA